The Lactuca sativa cultivar Salinas chromosome 2, Lsat_Salinas_v11, whole genome shotgun sequence genome includes a window with the following:
- the LOC111899835 gene encoding transcription factor bHLH130 isoform X1 has translation MDSDLHNQRQQQQQKLQQQQQGQQTMNSGLTRYRSAPSSYFSNLINSGMYEDEDVDPFFNPRSSSPETERILSRLISGDGDNSSSHQNIGQIRGNDPPFMDPMKQERANFTYQSQQQQMMYQNHQQADHNHNSVVSGSSSALVDPLAAMNPPTNLLRQSSSPAGFFEHVNMGNGYSAMRSMDKFRTDDGSVPDLSKGFENRMAFSSVSHSSSRPLSLIPENEGKTMGMSGAGAHNNGGFGQTHPRSSGYGFPGGSWDEPAMLTDEFMKELGESDQISSTENQQNDERRIHASSGLSHQLSLPTSSSELSVMEKLLQFQDNVPLRSRAKRGCATHPRSIAERVRRTRISERMRKLQELVPNMDKQTNTADMLDLAVDYIKELQKQVEKLSDHHAKCTCPNKQEI, from the exons ATGGATTCGGATCTTCATAATCAACGGCAACAACAGCAACAGAAattgcagcagcagcagcaggggCAACAAACTATGAACTCTGGTTTGACGCGATACAGATCAGCACCGAGTTCGTATTTCTCGAATTTGATAAACAGTGGCATGTATGAAGACGAAGACGTTGACCCATTCTTCAACCCTCGGTCTTCAAGCCCTGAAACTGAACGCATTTTATCGAGATTAATCTCCGGGGATGGTGATAATTCAAGCTCTCATCAGAATATAGGTCAAATTCGGGGAAACGACCCCCCATTTATGGATCCTATGAAGCAGGAACGAGCGAATTTTACATATCAGTCTCAACAGCAACAGATGATGTACCAAAACCACCAGCAAGCCGATCATAATCATAACTCGGTTGTTTCTGGTTCTAGCTCCGCCTTGGTTGACCCGTTAGCGGCCATGAATCCTCCAACGAACCTTCTTCGTCAGAGTAGTTCACCAGCTGGATTCTTCGAACACGTTAATATGGGCAATG GTTACTCCGCGATGAGATCCATGGATAAATTTCGAACTGATGATGGCAGTGTACCAGATTTATCAAAGGGGTTTGAAAATCGAATGGCTTTCTCATCAGTTTCACATTCATCTTCTAGACCACTGTCTCTTATCCCTGAAAACGAAGGCAAAACCATGGGAATGAGTGGTGCTGGTGCACACAACAATGGAGGTTTTGGTCAAACTCATCCAAGATCTAGTGGTTATGGCTTCCCTGGTGGTTCTTGGGATGAACCAGCAATGTTAACTGATGAATTCATGAAAGAGCTTGGGGAAAGCGATCAAATAAGTTCAACAGAAAATCAG CAGAATGATGAAAGGAGAATCCATGCTTCCAGTGGTTTGAGTCATCAACTGAGTTTACCAACGAGTTCCTCTGAGTTATCTGTCATGGAAAAATTACTGCAGTTCCAAGACAATGTGCCTTTAAGGAGCAGAGCTAAAAGGGGTTGTGCCACCCATCCAAGAAGCATAGCCGAAAGG GTAAGGCGAACACGAATAAGTGAAAGAATGAGAAAGCTACAAGAGCTTGTTCCTAATATGGATAAG CAAACAAACACAGCAGACATGTTGGATTTGGCTGTGGATTACATCAAAGAACTTCAAAAACAAGTTGAG AAGCT
- the LOC111899835 gene encoding transcription factor bHLH130 isoform X2 has translation MDSDLHNQRQQQQQKLQQQQQGQQTMNSGLTRYRSAPSSYFSNLINSGMYEDEDVDPFFNPRSSSPETERILSRLISGDGDNSSSHQNIGQIRGNDPPFMDPMKQERANFTYQSQQQQMMYQNHQQADHNHNSVVSGSSSALVDPLAAMNPPTNLLRQSSSPAGFFEHVNMGNGYSAMRSMDKFRTDDGSVPDLSKGFENRMAFSSVSHSSSRPLSLIPENEGKTMGMSGAGAHNNGGFGQTHPRSSGYGFPGGSWDEPAMLTDEFMKELGESDQISSTENQNDERRIHASSGLSHQLSLPTSSSELSVMEKLLQFQDNVPLRSRAKRGCATHPRSIAERVRRTRISERMRKLQELVPNMDKQTNTADMLDLAVDYIKELQKQVEKLSDHHAKCTCPNKQEI, from the exons ATGGATTCGGATCTTCATAATCAACGGCAACAACAGCAACAGAAattgcagcagcagcagcaggggCAACAAACTATGAACTCTGGTTTGACGCGATACAGATCAGCACCGAGTTCGTATTTCTCGAATTTGATAAACAGTGGCATGTATGAAGACGAAGACGTTGACCCATTCTTCAACCCTCGGTCTTCAAGCCCTGAAACTGAACGCATTTTATCGAGATTAATCTCCGGGGATGGTGATAATTCAAGCTCTCATCAGAATATAGGTCAAATTCGGGGAAACGACCCCCCATTTATGGATCCTATGAAGCAGGAACGAGCGAATTTTACATATCAGTCTCAACAGCAACAGATGATGTACCAAAACCACCAGCAAGCCGATCATAATCATAACTCGGTTGTTTCTGGTTCTAGCTCCGCCTTGGTTGACCCGTTAGCGGCCATGAATCCTCCAACGAACCTTCTTCGTCAGAGTAGTTCACCAGCTGGATTCTTCGAACACGTTAATATGGGCAATG GTTACTCCGCGATGAGATCCATGGATAAATTTCGAACTGATGATGGCAGTGTACCAGATTTATCAAAGGGGTTTGAAAATCGAATGGCTTTCTCATCAGTTTCACATTCATCTTCTAGACCACTGTCTCTTATCCCTGAAAACGAAGGCAAAACCATGGGAATGAGTGGTGCTGGTGCACACAACAATGGAGGTTTTGGTCAAACTCATCCAAGATCTAGTGGTTATGGCTTCCCTGGTGGTTCTTGGGATGAACCAGCAATGTTAACTGATGAATTCATGAAAGAGCTTGGGGAAAGCGATCAAATAAGTTCAACAGAAAATCAG AATGATGAAAGGAGAATCCATGCTTCCAGTGGTTTGAGTCATCAACTGAGTTTACCAACGAGTTCCTCTGAGTTATCTGTCATGGAAAAATTACTGCAGTTCCAAGACAATGTGCCTTTAAGGAGCAGAGCTAAAAGGGGTTGTGCCACCCATCCAAGAAGCATAGCCGAAAGG GTAAGGCGAACACGAATAAGTGAAAGAATGAGAAAGCTACAAGAGCTTGTTCCTAATATGGATAAG CAAACAAACACAGCAGACATGTTGGATTTGGCTGTGGATTACATCAAAGAACTTCAAAAACAAGTTGAG AAGCT